From a region of the Octopus sinensis linkage group LG18, ASM634580v1, whole genome shotgun sequence genome:
- the LOC118767050 gene encoding chromosome-associated kinesin KIF4B-like: protein MKKEAGVYRSWKMKKDVEVNKLLQNDRKRQFEIQKLQRAQEKQQAILKRKSEEAAVANKRLKEALKKQALVRNDRNNNFERYDASANATKLKTLLEQELEVKVRVQEAKYHLKNLVEDRKTLSLELRRLKNSDPPTKKRITTDGDGSPKEVNISIIKLTDEINDRNVQIATLQSEIQEAENDKFKGCVETIRSINDSKVLLNFLIEKIRFLYFSYLNR from the exons atgaagaaagaagctGGCGTTTACCGtagttggaaaatgaaaaaagatgtGGAAGTTAACAAGCTTCTACAgaat GACCGAAAAAGACAATTTGAAATCCAAAAGCTACAAAGAGCTCAAGAAAAGCAGCAGGCCATACTTAAAAGGAAATCTGAAGAG GCTGCAGTTGcaaacaaaagattaaaagaggCATTAAAGAAGCAAGCTCTTGTCAGGAATGATCGCAACAATAATTTTGAAAGATATGACGCTAGTGCAAATGCAACAAAATTAAAG ACACTATTGGAACAAGAATTGGAAGTGAAAGTTCGAGTCCAGGAAGCAAAATACCACTTAAAGAATTTGGTTGAAGACCGAAAAACTTTGTCTTTGGAGTTGAGGCGCTTGAAAAATTCAGATCCACCTACAAAG AAACGTATAACAACTGATGGTGATGGCAGTCCAAAGGAGGTGAACATTAGTATCATAAAGTTAACTGATGAAATTAATGAcag AAATGTTCAAATTGCCACTCTTCAATCAGAAATCCAAGAGGCAGAAAATG ATAAATTCAAAGGATGTGTTGAAACAATCCGTAGCATCAACGATTCTAAAGTTCTTTTGAACTTTTTAATTGAGAAgataagatttttatatttttcttatctcAACCGTTAA